In the genome of Apostichopus japonicus isolate 1M-3 chromosome 15, ASM3797524v1, whole genome shotgun sequence, one region contains:
- the LOC139980944 gene encoding dynein regulatory complex protein 10-like: MSFADMAVMETFRLLDKVRSEGPKERAEKPNPQPPQKFKAVHRPKPPKSQPVKTDPLSILDPGRKKLTTVESQRVLAVLDESIKKTEIVSLLPYAIQNVNKYSSMLSDDLQTALHEHGNLQNNLQDTFMKLKEHREAKAIAEEELARQAEDEDSQMGSEEGSPRESIKSKEEQMQSEVDEIDEIENNLVKMITAQEYQVTFSCKNLLRMFGPSPALVNSLRSEVKERDERASQMILYLKDLKGFILERLLTTPLEEKEKMEYLQEISVREKKNREVMEKLSTELEGELAEKDTEISKRNDEIRRLKGDRHQLEKFSEEHIRRTRLEADKSQQADLKNSEGKQTTLQGEVQKLRNKLAAMTAEHRESELTLRKRKYKIETEVENWIQKYDQDMGERQEEYEDLDSIYTEEKAQLNELEERFKTLEAEYTTIVEERKIAQEKREQQQRELAAMIKAATIVQSFWRSYKCRKMLKAKNKKKGKKGKKGKKK; this comes from the exons ATGTCTTTTGCTGACATGGCTGTCATGGAGACTTTCCGTCTCCTTGACAAAGTTCGATCTGAAGGACCAAAAGAAAGAGCAGAGAAGCCCAATCCACAGCCTCCACAAAAGTTCAAAGCTGTTCATAGACCAAAACCGCCAAAGTCTCAACCAGTTAAGACTG ACCCCCTAAGTATTTTGGACCCGGGAAGGAAAAAATTGACAACAGTTGAATCCCAGAGAGTCCTTGCAGTTCTGGATGAAAGCATCAAGAAAACTGAAATTGTTAGCCTTTTGCCTTATGCTATTCAGAATGTGAacaaatatagcagtatgttaAGTGATGATCTCCAGACAGCTTTACATGAACATGGTAACCTACAAAACAATCTGCAAGACACTTTTATGAAGTTGAAGGAACACAGAGAGGCCAAGGCAATAGCAGAAGAAGAGCTAGCAAGACAGGCAGAGGACGAAGATAGTCAAATGGGATCCGAGGAAGGAAGTCCGAGAGAAAGCATTAAATCAAAGGAAGAACAAATGCAAAGTGAGGTTGATGAAATCGATGAAATCGAAAATAATTTAGTGAAAATGATTACAGCTCAGGAGTATCAAGTAACATTTTCTTGCAAGAATCTCCTTAGAATGTTTGGCCCTAGCCCAGCCCTGGTGAACTCTCTGAGGTCTGAGGTGAAAGAACGTGATGAGAGAGCATCTCAGATGATACTTTACTTGAAGGATCTCAAAGGGTTTATCTTGGAGAGGTTACTAACAACTCCTcttgaagagaaagaaaagatggAATACCTGCAGGAGATATCCgttagagaaaagaaaaaccgTGAAGTTATGGAGAAACTATCCACAGAACTAGAAGGTGAATTAGCAGAAAAAGACACAGAA ATATCAAAGAGAAATGACGAGATAAGAAGACTGAAAGGAGACCGCCATCAACTGGAAAAGTTCTCCGAGGAACACATCAGAAGAACCAGGCTGGAAGCAGACAAATCACAGCAAGCAGACTTAAAGAACTCCGAGGGAAAACAGACCACTCTACAAGGAGAGGTGCAAAAACTAAGAAACAAGCTCGCAGCAATGACAGCAGAACACAGAGAGAGTGAACTGACTTTGAGAAAG aggaaatataaaattgaaactGAAGTAGAGAACTGGATTCAGAAGTATGACCAGGATATGGGTGAAAGACAG GAAGAGTATGAGGACCTGGACAGCATTTACACCGAAGAAAAGGCTCAGTTGAACGAGCTGGAGGAACGATTTAAGACCCTAGAGGCAGAGTATACCACCATCGTGGAGGAGAGGAAGATAGCCCAGGAGAAACGGGAGCAACAGCAGAGGGAGCTAGCAGCGATGATCAAAGCTGCCACGATTGTACAATCCTTCTGGAGGTCCTACAAATGTAGGAAAATGTTGAAGGCTAAGAAcaagaaaaagggaaagaagGGAAAGAAAGGCAAAAAGAAGTGA